In the Micromonospora narathiwatensis genome, one interval contains:
- a CDS encoding NADH-quinone oxidoreductase subunit 5 family protein, with amino-acid sequence MVTGATTWLAPLLPAVPLAAGLGGLLLPPSPRDHALGETRARRAAIALGVAGAAVTLLIAILLLTRIDHPVEAGTTWVDLGGLRVTLGYRLDGVAVLVATAVAAVALAVQVYSIDYLKRGPHDDVDVDHRYPPYAAQISLFTAAMLTVVVSGDLILLLVGWEVMGICSYLLIAHDRRLPEAPGAAVKAFLVTRVGDVGFLLGIALLGVGAGSFRIADVLAHDYPTGTLTAACLLLLAGVAGKSAQFPLHTWLPDAMAGPTPISALIHAATMVAAGVYAVARLYPLFERAPAALAVLGVMAAVTLLLGAFAATAQDDIKRVLAWSTVSQIGYMTGALAVGAPTAALFHLLTHAAFKALLFLAAGAVIHAVGTTLMSRMGGLRSGMPVTFWCMLVGLGALAGVPPLSGFWSKDGVLAAAESAALDGAGPGYAWVGWLVWLAGLLGVAITAWYATRLLLRTFFGAARSPLVRPHDPPGLMRWPVLLLAVPAALLGLAAFWAPFTDRIFAPITEAELTDFGVSLVHVGTALVLALVLLLAGVAVAWFGWRRDPAADPARFLGPLRPVFARAFRLDDVQHALVVRPTTALAGAVRAGDERGVDGLVEGSGHAAVGLGGGLAALHRAALPRAAAGVLAGALLIGLAVALIGVAS; translated from the coding sequence ATGGTGACCGGCGCGACCACCTGGCTCGCGCCGCTGCTGCCGGCCGTACCGCTGGCCGCCGGCCTGGGCGGGCTGCTGCTGCCGCCGTCCCCGCGCGACCACGCGCTCGGCGAGACCCGGGCCCGGCGGGCGGCGATCGCCCTCGGCGTCGCCGGCGCGGCCGTGACACTGCTGATCGCGATCCTGCTGCTGACCCGGATCGACCACCCGGTCGAGGCCGGTACGACCTGGGTCGACCTGGGCGGGCTCCGGGTCACCCTCGGCTACCGGCTGGACGGGGTGGCGGTGCTGGTCGCCACCGCGGTGGCCGCGGTGGCCCTGGCCGTGCAGGTCTACTCGATCGACTACCTGAAGCGCGGTCCGCACGACGACGTCGACGTGGACCACCGCTACCCCCCGTACGCGGCGCAGATCAGCCTCTTCACCGCCGCGATGCTGACCGTGGTGGTCTCCGGCGACCTGATCCTGCTGCTGGTCGGCTGGGAGGTGATGGGCATCTGCTCGTACCTGCTCATCGCCCACGACCGGCGGCTGCCCGAGGCGCCGGGGGCCGCGGTGAAGGCGTTCCTGGTGACCCGGGTCGGTGACGTCGGCTTCCTGCTCGGCATCGCGCTGCTCGGCGTCGGCGCCGGCAGCTTCCGGATCGCGGACGTGCTGGCCCACGACTATCCGACCGGTACGCTCACCGCCGCCTGCCTGCTGCTGCTCGCCGGGGTGGCCGGCAAGAGCGCCCAGTTCCCGCTGCACACCTGGCTGCCGGACGCGATGGCCGGGCCCACACCCATCTCCGCGCTGATCCACGCCGCCACCATGGTCGCCGCCGGGGTGTACGCGGTGGCCCGGCTCTACCCGCTCTTCGAGCGCGCCCCGGCCGCGCTGGCCGTGCTCGGGGTGATGGCCGCGGTCACCCTGCTGCTCGGCGCGTTCGCCGCCACCGCGCAGGACGACATCAAGCGGGTGCTGGCCTGGTCGACGGTCTCCCAGATCGGCTACATGACCGGGGCGCTCGCCGTCGGCGCGCCCACGGCGGCGCTGTTCCACCTGCTCACGCACGCCGCGTTCAAGGCGCTGCTCTTCCTCGCGGCCGGCGCGGTGATCCACGCCGTCGGCACCACCCTGATGTCCCGGATGGGTGGCCTGCGCTCCGGTATGCCGGTCACCTTCTGGTGCATGCTGGTCGGCCTGGGCGCGTTGGCCGGGGTGCCGCCGCTGTCCGGCTTCTGGAGCAAGGACGGCGTGCTCGCCGCCGCCGAGTCCGCCGCGCTCGACGGCGCCGGCCCGGGCTACGCCTGGGTGGGCTGGCTGGTGTGGCTGGCCGGGCTGCTCGGCGTCGCGATCACCGCCTGGTACGCGACCCGCCTGCTGCTGCGCACCTTCTTCGGCGCCGCGCGCAGCCCGTTGGTCCGCCCGCACGATCCACCGGGGCTGATGCGCTGGCCGGTGCTGCTGCTGGCGGTGCCGGCCGCGCTGCTCGGCCTGGCCGCCTTCTGGGCGCCCTTCACCGATCGGATCTTCGCGCCGATCACCGAGGCGGAGCTGACCGATTTCGGCGTCTCCCTGGTCCACGTCGGCACCGCCCTGGTGCTGGCGTTGGTGCTGCTGCTGGCCGGGGTGGCGGTGGCGTGGTTCGGCTGGCGCCGCGACCCGGCCGCCGACCCGGCCCGCTTCCTGGGCCCGCTGCGGCCGGTCTTCGCCCGGGCGTTCCGGCTCGACGACGTCCAGCACGCCCTCGTGGTACGCCCGACGACCGCGCTCGCCGGGGCGGTGCGGGCCGGGGACGAGCGGGGGGTCGACGGCCTGGTGGAGGGGAGCGGCCACGCCGCCGTGGGGCTGGGCGGCGGGCTGGCCGCGCTGCACCGGGCGGCCCTGCCCCGCGCGGCGGCCGGCGTGCTGGCCGGCGCGCTGCTGATCGGCCTCGCGGTCGCCCTGATCGGAGTGGCCTCATGA
- the nuoK gene encoding NADH-quinone oxidoreductase subunit NuoK yields MRPVVPYVTAALLFGLGVYGVLRRRNAVLVLMAVELMLNAVNLILVTADTTVRAQLPHAGQVFALFVIVLAAAEIGVGLAIVLQLYRLRASVAVDDVPLTEPQPAARTGDEVSR; encoded by the coding sequence GTGAGGCCGGTCGTCCCGTACGTCACCGCCGCGCTGCTGTTCGGTCTCGGCGTCTACGGCGTGCTGCGGCGCCGCAACGCCGTCCTGGTGCTGATGGCCGTCGAGCTGATGCTGAACGCGGTCAACCTGATCCTGGTCACCGCGGACACCACGGTCCGGGCCCAGCTGCCCCACGCCGGCCAGGTGTTCGCGCTCTTCGTGATCGTGCTCGCCGCCGCCGAGATCGGCGTCGGGCTGGCCATCGTGCTCCAGCTCTACCGGCTGCGGGCCAGCGTCGCCGTGGACGACGTGCCGCTGACCGAGCCGCAGCCGGCGGCCAGGACGGGTGACGAGGTGTCGCGGTGA
- a CDS encoding NADH-quinone oxidoreductase subunit J family protein — translation MTGADVLLLALGAVAVGAGALVVGTRHLVRAGLWLVVCLGALAGDYLVLTAELVAWVQVLIYVGAVVVLLLFAVMLTRAPIGASDDLDRPGWPAALIGGGSGLGLAVLLVDAFRWSRVELPAAGTAERLGEQVFRSWVLPFEVLSVLLLAALVGAIVLSRTDIGRPGAAAAGPARSGSSGVTVPAVDEGGRP, via the coding sequence ATGACCGGTGCGGACGTGCTGCTGCTCGCCCTGGGCGCGGTGGCGGTGGGTGCCGGCGCGCTGGTGGTGGGCACCCGGCACCTGGTCCGGGCCGGCCTCTGGCTGGTGGTCTGCCTGGGCGCGCTGGCCGGCGACTATCTGGTGCTCACCGCCGAGTTGGTGGCCTGGGTGCAGGTGCTGATCTACGTCGGCGCGGTGGTGGTGCTGCTGCTGTTCGCGGTGATGCTGACCCGGGCCCCGATCGGCGCCTCGGACGACCTGGACCGGCCCGGCTGGCCGGCCGCGCTGATCGGCGGCGGCAGTGGGCTGGGCCTGGCCGTGCTGCTGGTCGACGCGTTCCGCTGGTCCCGGGTCGAGCTGCCCGCCGCCGGCACCGCCGAACGCCTGGGCGAACAGGTCTTCCGTTCCTGGGTGCTGCCGTTCGAGGTGCTCTCCGTGCTGCTGCTCGCCGCGCTGGTCGGCGCGATCGTGCTCTCCCGTACGGACATCGGCCGGCCCGGCGCGGCGGCGGCCGGTCCGGCCCGATCGGGATCGTCCGGCGTGACGGTTCCGGCCGTCGACGAGGGCGGGCGCCCGTGA